In Acidobacteriota bacterium, the genomic stretch GGTCGCAGGTTGCCGACGAGTTTTTCAGCAACCTGCTAGCGACCGCGCGGTACCCGCATCAGGAAACGGGTGCGGCCGTCCTGCGCCGGCTCGAGGCCGAACTCGAAGCCGTGCTTGCGCAGCACCTCCTTGGCGAGGGTCAACCCCAGGCCCTGGCCCTGCTCCTTGGTGCTGAAGAACGGGCTGAAGAGCTGGCTTTGGATTCCGGGGTCGAGACCACAGCCATCGTCGAACACCTGCAGCTCGACGAGCTGACGGTCGACCCGCAGATGGATCTCCAGGGTGCCGTCGCGGCCGATCGCTTCGATGGCGTTCTTGACGATGTTGATCAGGACCTGCTCGATCTGCTCGCGATCGAGGGCCACCTCGGGAGTGGTCTCGGCGCCGCTGCGCAGCCAGCGAATGGAGCGCTCCTCGCAGGGCACCCGGAACATCACCTCGAGAGCCGCCACCAGCTCTTCGAGGCGACAGGGCCGGAGATCCGGCTCGGGCAGCTTCACCACCTGGGCGAAGTCACTCATGAAGCGGTTGAGGCTCTCGTTGCGCTCGATCACCACCCGCAGAGCATTGGAATAGTCGTCACGGTCGGCGGCCCCGATCTGCGGCGCATAGGTGGCGCAGGACTGCAGCAGTGAGTTGGTCGCGGCGACCGTGTTGTTGACCTCGTGGGACATCAGGCGGATGAGCTTTTCGTAGGCGGCTCGTTCCGAATCGTCGATCACCCGGGTGAGCTCCTCCAGCACCAAGAACTGGCGCGAAAAGCCGCGGTCGACGAAGGCCATTTTCTCGAGCCGCAGGCGCCGCACGCTGCGCCAGGTGAGCAGCCGCCGTTCGCCCACCGCCAGCTTCGTCATCTCGCCGGCGAGGCCCGAGGGCAGGCGGGACAGCTCCTGCCCCATCAACTCCGCGCCATCGACCTCGAGCAAGCGTTCCGCGCTCGGGTTGACCAACGCGACGCGCCCGTCATAGTCCAGAATGACCACGCCCAAGGGGGAGGCGTGGACGAAGCGCTCGAGAAAGCCCCGCTGCTCGCCGAGCCGCTGGCGTTCCTCGTAGAGGGTGCTCAGCATGCGGTTGTAGAGGGCGATGAGCTGATCCATCTCCTTCTGCCCCACCGGCGAGAAACGCACCGCGAACTCGCGCTCGTGGAGCAGATCGGAAAAGGAGCGCACGAACTCCAGCGGCTGCAGCGAGCGCCGCGCCAACCAAATGCCGAAGGCCCAGGAGATCACCACCGCCGCCTCGATGGCGAAGAACCACAGGCCGAGGGCCGAGTAGTTCCAGGCGGTGATCACCAGAATCACCAGGTGGATCACCGCCAGGTGGGCGAAGTAGCTGCTGCGCAGGCGCATCGGTCAGGCCGACAGACCGTGCTTTTCGAGGCGCCGGTAGAGGGCCGCCCGACTGAGACCGAGATCCGCCGCCGCCCGCGAGATGTTGTTGTCGTGCCGCTCCAGGCTCTTTTCGATCATCAGCTTCTCGACCTGATCGAGGGTGAGGTGATCCCAGCCGCCGACGGGCCTCGCCGTCGCCACCTCTTCAACCACCTCCGGGTCGACGAAGTCTTCGCGCCGCAGGCGGCGGCGCCCGGACATCAGCACGGCCCGCTCGATGGTCTGCCGGAGCTGGCGCACATTCCCGGGCCAGGGCAGGCTCTGGAGCCAGCGATAGGCGCCGTCCTCGATCACGATCTCGTCGCTGCCATAGAGCTCACGCACCCGCCGCAGATGGTGGTAGGCGATCTTCGCGATGTCGCTACGGCGCTCGCGCAAGGGGGGCACTCGCAGGGTGATCAGGTTGAGGCGGTAGAAGAGATCCTCGCGAAAGGTCTCTGCCTGCACCATTTCGGCGAGATCGCGATGAGTGGCCGAGATGACCCGCACATCGGTCTGCTCGGTCGCCGACGAACCGACCTTCTGAAAAGTCCGATCCTGCAGCACCCGCAGCAGCTTGACCTGCGACGATTTCTCGAGATCACCGATCTCGTCGAGGAAGATGGTGCCGCCATCGGCGAGCTCGAAACGGCCCTGGCGGTCGCCCTTGGCATCGGTGAAGGCACCCCGCACGTGGCCGAACATCTCGCTTTCGAAGAGCGACGCCGGAATGCCCCCGAGGTTGACCTTGACGAAGGCCTGGGTGCTGCGCCGGCTGTTGCGGTGGACGGCATCGGCGATCAGCTCCTTGCCGGTGCCGCTCTCGCCGAGGATCAACACCGGAGCATCGGTGGTGCAGACCCGCGCCACCCGGT encodes the following:
- a CDS encoding ATP-binding protein translates to MRLRSSYFAHLAVIHLVILVITAWNYSALGLWFFAIEAAVVISWAFGIWLARRSLQPLEFVRSFSDLLHEREFAVRFSPVGQKEMDQLIALYNRMLSTLYEERQRLGEQRGFLERFVHASPLGVVILDYDGRVALVNPSAERLLEVDGAELMGQELSRLPSGLAGEMTKLAVGERRLLTWRSVRRLRLEKMAFVDRGFSRQFLVLEELTRVIDDSERAAYEKLIRLMSHEVNNTVAATNSLLQSCATYAPQIGAADRDDYSNALRVVIERNESLNRFMSDFAQVVKLPEPDLRPCRLEELVAALEVMFRVPCEERSIRWLRSGAETTPEVALDREQIEQVLINIVKNAIEAIGRDGTLEIHLRVDRQLVELQVFDDGCGLDPGIQSQLFSPFFSTKEQGQGLGLTLAKEVLRKHGFEFGLEPAQDGRTRFLMRVPRGR
- a CDS encoding sigma-54 dependent transcriptional regulator — encoded protein: MAPILIVDDDRSVTASLSLLLKQAGLPSQLAHGPAAALEVLDRQRVSLVLQDMNFSRRTSGEEGLELLAEIRRRAPRVPVVLITAWGSIQLAVKGIQAGASDFVTKPWNNQHLLQVVRTALSLAQEEDRAGESRDELDEAFDFSDIIGEHSAVVRLLNRVARVCTTDAPVLILGESGTGKELIADAVHRNSRRSTQAFVKVNLGGIPASLFESEMFGHVRGAFTDAKGDRQGRFELADGGTIFLDEIGDLEKSSQVKLLRVLQDRTFQKVGSSATEQTDVRVISATHRDLAEMVQAETFREDLFYRLNLITLRVPPLRERRSDIAKIAYHHLRRVRELYGSDEIVIEDGAYRWLQSLPWPGNVRQLRQTIERAVLMSGRRRLRREDFVDPEVVEEVATARPVGGWDHLTLDQVEKLMIEKSLERHDNNISRAAADLGLSRAALYRRLEKHGLSA